DNA sequence from the bacterium genome:
ATTTTAAGGAAAGATTAAAGGGGAGGACAAACCGATATGGGTAGGATTTAAGGATGGGAGGTGTAATTATTACATAATCTCTCTAATCCTACTTCTGATGCGGGATTAGAATAGGTCCGACCCTCTTTACTAAACTAAAGGAGGTGAAAAAAATGGTAAAATCAGACAAAGGTGTAGAGCATTTAATTAAATTTGGCGTTGTGGGGTTTGTTCTTCTGATGCTTCTAATGACACTTAATCCATTTGTCATCGTTGGACCTGGTGAGCGTGGTGTCGTAACAAGATTTGGTGCGGTGCAAGATTCGATAAAGAATGAAGGGCTAAATTTCAAAATTCCAATAATAGAAAAGGTAATATTGGTCGATGTAAAAGTAAGGAAGCGTGAAAGTAGAGCCAGTGCCGCAAGTAAAGATTTACAAACCGTTAGCACAGAAATTGCTCTAAACTATGGGTTAAATCCGATAATGGTTAATAAATTGTGGCAAGAAATAGGACCTGATTTTGAAAGTAGAATAGTTGACCCGGCTATTCAGGAATCAGTCAAAGCAGTAACGGCAAGATTTACCGCTGAAGAACTTGTTCAGAAACGAGAAGAAGTCAAACAACAGGTAGAACAATTATTGGATGTTCGGTTAAAAGAAAAGTATTTGGTAGTAGATGCGGTTTCGATTACTGATTTTAATTTTAGCGCCGACTTTAATGCCGCCATTGAAGCAAAACAACAGGCTGAACAACTGGCTTTGAAGGCAAAACGGGATTTAGAGCGAATTAAGACTGAGGCAGAACAAAAAGTCGCTCAAGCACAAGCCCAGGCAGAAGCACTCCGACTCCAAAAAGAACAGGTTACACCTCAATTGGTAGAATTACGCAAAATAGAAGCTCAAATGGCCGCAATCGAAAAATGGAATGGCGTTTTACCTCAATATGTTGGTGGAGGACCTGTGCCCTTTATTGATGTCTCCCCTCATAAGTAGCGTTTTGGGAATCAGGTATTCAGTATTACCGATTACCGTAATGGGTCAGTGAAATGAGGGATTCTCCTGAAAGTAGGAAGTAGGAGAGTAGGAAAGTAGGAAAGGGGGAGACATTGCCCCCGGAAGAGGAATATCGTGCACATCCTTTATCCCTTTCCTACTTACCTACTACCTACTTACCTAACTATTTTCATTGCTCTGTCCTCCGCAGGTTAATTTCATTTCCCCAAATGACTGACGCATTACCGATTACCTGAATTCTACTTCATTATTACCCGCTTTTATCTGGCCGATTAAATAGGTTTTTTCACCCAGGCTGTCTAATTTTTTCATAGCAGAGGAAAACTCTTTTTCGGAAACGATAATGACCATCCCAATACCCATATTAAATGTTCGATACATCTCCAGGTCTTGAATTTCACCTCTATTTTGAATCTCATTAAAAATCCACGGGACTTCCCATGAATTTCTTCTAATCACTGCTTTTGTGCCTTCAGGTAGGATGCGTGGGATATTATCTAAAAATCCACCACCCGTGATATGGGCAATACCTTTTAAGTTAAAACTTTCCTTGAGTGTCAAAATAGACTTTACATAAATCCTGGTTGGTTTAAGGAGTTCATCTTTGAAGGTTTCCATATCTTGTTCAAATACCTTCCGCACTAATGAAAAACCATTACTATGTAAACCCGAGGAGGCGATACCAATAATGGCATCGTCAATAGCTATCTGGTTTCCATCGATTAAATTTCCTTTCTCAACTACTCCGACGGCAAAACCAGCTAAATCATACTCATCAGGCGAATAGACCGCAGGCATTTCAGCAGTTTCTCCGCCTAACAAGGCACAATCTGCTTGATTACAGCCTTCAACAATCCCCTCCAGTATTTCTTGAGCAACAGTAAGGTTTAATTTACCAAAACTCAAGTAATCCAGGAAAAATAAAGATTGTGCCCCGCAGGTGACCAGGTCATTGACACACATTGCCACTAAATCAATCCCCACACCTCTATGTTGATTTAGTTTTTGAGCAATTTTGATTTTCGTCCCAACGCCATCACAACTACTGACTAAAACTGGTTCTTTATATTTTTTGAAATCAAGTTCAAATAAGCCACTAAACCCACCAATCCCACCAATAACTTGCCATGTAGAACCTCTAATTTTGGTTGGTAGTTTTTTAATGCGACGGACCAATTCATTTCCCGCATTAATATCTACCCCGGCTGATTTGTAAGTTATACCCATAATTTATACTCCTCTATTCTAAGTGTTCAGCCATCAGAAAGCAAAAACTAATGACTACTATAGCACTTATTAATCGAAATTTGACATAGATATGGCTCTGAAATTCCAAATCACAAATTCCAAATTCCAAATAAATTCGAATGACCAAAATTCAAAACATTACCCCCCATAGTTTGATATTTATTACTTGAAATTTGGTGCTTATTTGAGATTTGGTGCTTGGGATTTGGGATTTTTTCCTTATCCACTCTGAGTAAAATTTTGACTAATAACTGCTATAATTAGCCTATCAAATAAATCTGTAAATGTCAAGATAAAAATAAATTGACAATTAATATAGATTTTGATATTATAATACTCTATAGGGCTTCACGAAATTAAAAATTGGTAACTAATGTTCTGTCGCTACTCAATTGATGCCCCCGCTGGCGGGGGACGATGGCCAATCAATCACTTGAATGGCAACAGAGCACTAATCACCATTCACCAGTTACCAGTTACCAATTACCAGTTACCAATTATAAGGAGACTAAAATTGAAATCTAAATATATTATCTTTTCTTTAATTATAACCTTTACAGGAGTTTATCTTGCTGAGGCAAAAACCGTTAACCGTATTGTTGCCTGGATAAATGAGGATATAATTACTCAAACAGAAATAGATAAGGCGATGAGTGCAATAGAGACAAACCTTACTCCTGAACAAATGAATAAATTACAACAGCAGGTGTTGGATAAATTAATTGAAGAAAAACTTATTTTACAAGAGGCTAAAAGACAAAAAATTACAATATCCCCTGCAGAGCTCGAAGAAGCACTCAATAAGGTTAAAAAACAATTCAAATCTATTAATGAATTTAAAAAGGCTATTGAATTAGAAGGACTTTCAGAAGATGACCTTCGTCGGGAATATGAAGAAAGTTTAATAAAAAAAGAGTTAGTTGAAAGTGAGGTATGGTCAAATATTCAGGTCTCCGTAGATGAAATTGCTCAAATCAGAAATGAATTTTCTCATCAGTTTAAAGTTAGGCATATCCTGGTGAAAACTAAACCAGAGGCAATCCTCATCCTTGCCCGATTAGAGAGAGGTGAAAAATTTGAAGA
Encoded proteins:
- a CDS encoding peptidylprolyl isomerase, which codes for MFCRYSIDAPAGGGRWPINHLNGNRALITIHQLPVTNYQLPIIRRLKLKSKYIIFSLIITFTGVYLAEAKTVNRIVAWINEDIITQTEIDKAMSAIETNLTPEQMNKLQQQVLDKLIEEKLILQEAKRQKITISPAELEEALNKVKKQFKSINEFKKAIELEGLSEDDLRREYEESLIKKELVESEVWSNIQVSVDEIAQIRNEFSHQFKVRHILVKTKPEAILILARLERGEKFEDLAQNYSIDPGSKNKGGMIEFFTKSQMVKEFSEAAFALKRPGEISGIVETKFGFHIIQLVEKKELDEEQLEEVVKTQETKLRQVKFNEEFTRWINKLKEKAYMKIVLE
- the purM gene encoding phosphoribosylformylglycinamidine cyclo-ligase, whose product is MGITYKSAGVDINAGNELVRRIKKLPTKIRGSTWQVIGGIGGFSGLFELDFKKYKEPVLVSSCDGVGTKIKIAQKLNQHRGVGIDLVAMCVNDLVTCGAQSLFFLDYLSFGKLNLTVAQEILEGIVEGCNQADCALLGGETAEMPAVYSPDEYDLAGFAVGVVEKGNLIDGNQIAIDDAIIGIASSGLHSNGFSLVRKVFEQDMETFKDELLKPTRIYVKSILTLKESFNLKGIAHITGGGFLDNIPRILPEGTKAVIRRNSWEVPWIFNEIQNRGEIQDLEMYRTFNMGIGMVIIVSEKEFSSAMKKLDSLGEKTYLIGQIKAGNNEVEFR
- a CDS encoding prohibitin family protein, translated to MVKSDKGVEHLIKFGVVGFVLLMLLMTLNPFVIVGPGERGVVTRFGAVQDSIKNEGLNFKIPIIEKVILVDVKVRKRESRASAASKDLQTVSTEIALNYGLNPIMVNKLWQEIGPDFESRIVDPAIQESVKAVTARFTAEELVQKREEVKQQVEQLLDVRLKEKYLVVDAVSITDFNFSADFNAAIEAKQQAEQLALKAKRDLERIKTEAEQKVAQAQAQAEALRLQKEQVTPQLVELRKIEAQMAAIEKWNGVLPQYVGGGPVPFIDVSPHK